A window from Pseudomonas alloputida encodes these proteins:
- a CDS encoding ABC transporter substrate-binding protein, with the protein MQLYPRVTGLCAALLALGLSNAQAAQQMVVVGYGGAGQKAQDEAIFKPFVGQDGSQLIQSEYNGEMARIQVMADTGNVDWDVVQIEGPDLMRGCDEGIYERLDWQRLGHAAELIPAAAQDCGSAALVWSVAIAYDRSKLAQAPASWADFWDVDKYPGKRGLRKRAVYNLEFALLADGVKVEDVYRVLSTPAGVERAFAKLSELKPHIQWWDAGAQPAQWLAAGDVVMTSTYSGRIAVAAQQGSPLAVVWPGSLYGMDYWAIIKGSRHVDQAKRLIAYANQPDTQVRYVQQIPYGPTNTQAAARLDPALANWVPTSPQNLQGALAMNVEFWVDHGEELEQRFNAWASK; encoded by the coding sequence ATGCAGCTATATCCACGTGTGACCGGCCTTTGTGCAGCCTTGTTGGCCCTTGGCCTGAGCAATGCGCAAGCTGCGCAGCAGATGGTCGTGGTCGGTTATGGCGGTGCGGGCCAGAAGGCCCAGGATGAGGCGATCTTCAAGCCCTTCGTTGGCCAGGACGGCAGCCAGCTGATCCAGAGTGAATACAACGGCGAAATGGCACGGATCCAGGTCATGGCCGACACCGGGAATGTCGATTGGGACGTGGTGCAGATCGAAGGCCCTGACTTGATGCGCGGCTGCGACGAGGGGATTTACGAGCGCCTGGATTGGCAGCGCCTGGGCCATGCAGCCGAACTGATCCCGGCAGCCGCACAAGATTGTGGGTCGGCCGCGCTGGTCTGGAGCGTGGCTATTGCCTACGACCGCAGCAAACTGGCCCAGGCGCCGGCGTCGTGGGCCGACTTCTGGGACGTCGACAAGTACCCTGGCAAGCGCGGCCTGCGCAAACGTGCGGTGTACAACCTGGAATTCGCGCTGTTGGCTGACGGGGTCAAGGTCGAGGACGTATACCGGGTATTGTCCACGCCGGCAGGTGTCGAGCGGGCCTTCGCCAAACTCAGTGAACTCAAACCCCATATCCAGTGGTGGGACGCCGGCGCTCAACCCGCGCAATGGCTGGCAGCCGGTGACGTGGTCATGACCTCCACCTACAGCGGACGAATTGCGGTGGCGGCGCAGCAGGGCAGCCCGTTGGCCGTGGTATGGCCTGGCAGCCTGTACGGTATGGACTATTGGGCGATCATCAAAGGCTCGCGGCATGTCGACCAGGCCAAGCGGCTGATTGCCTATGCCAATCAGCCGGATACCCAGGTGCGGTATGTGCAGCAGATACCCTATGGGCCAACCAATACCCAAGCCGCGGCCAGGCTTGACCCGGCGCTGGCCAACTGGGTACCCACTTCGCCACAGAACCTGCAAGGGGCGCTGGCCATGAACGTGGAATTCTGGGTCGATCATGGCGAAGAACTGGAGCAACGCTTCAATGCCTGGGCCAGCAAATAG
- a CDS encoding class II aldolase/adducin family protein: MTETELSLRRELAACYRLIAHFRMSDLIFTHISLRLPGPEHHFLINPYGLLFEEITASSLVKIDLQGRPVGAACHPVNPAGFVIHSAIHAAREDARCVLHTHTRAGCAVAALECGLLPVNQMSMEFYGNVAYHAYEGVALDMDEQQRLVADLGNKPVMMLRNHGLLTTGRSVAEAFLRMYYLEKACEIQLAAQSAGQLILPSTEVCVRTERQFNAPGRGLKQGELTDPDALHLAWAALLRMLEKVAPGYLD; encoded by the coding sequence ATGACTGAAACGGAACTAAGCCTGCGTCGGGAGCTGGCTGCCTGCTACCGGCTGATCGCGCACTTTCGCATGAGCGATCTCATCTTCACGCATATCTCTCTGCGCCTGCCTGGGCCGGAGCACCATTTCCTGATCAACCCGTACGGCCTGCTCTTCGAGGAGATCACAGCGTCCAGCCTGGTGAAGATCGACCTGCAGGGGCGGCCGGTGGGGGCTGCCTGTCATCCGGTCAACCCGGCCGGGTTCGTCATTCACAGTGCCATTCACGCTGCCCGCGAGGATGCCCGGTGCGTGCTGCACACCCACACCCGCGCAGGCTGCGCGGTGGCCGCATTGGAATGTGGCCTGCTGCCGGTCAACCAGATGTCCATGGAGTTTTACGGCAATGTGGCTTACCACGCCTATGAGGGCGTCGCGCTGGACATGGATGAACAGCAACGGCTGGTGGCCGACCTGGGCAACAAGCCGGTGATGATGCTGCGCAACCATGGGCTGTTGACCACGGGGCGCAGTGTGGCTGAAGCCTTCTTGCGCATGTACTACCTGGAGAAGGCTTGCGAGATCCAGTTGGCGGCACAAAGTGCTGGGCAACTGATATTGCCGTCGACCGAAGTGTGCGTGCGTACCGAACGGCAGTTCAACGCGCCGGGGAGAGGGTTGAAGCAGGGGGAACTGACCGACCCGGATGCGCTGCACTTGGCGTGGGCGGCGTTGTTGCGAATGTTGGAAAAGGTGGCGCCTGGTTATCTGGATTGA
- a CDS encoding MmcQ/YjbR family DNA-binding protein gives MSERKMSEAQVAAFCLSLPGAREDYKWGGIRVFSVAENKMFAVLDLAGAGLSFKVADELFLGYCDRPGIRPAPYLARARWVSMAPPYPMGRDELCEVLQRSHQLVVRRLPKRLQVGLVM, from the coding sequence ATGTCTGAACGGAAGATGAGCGAGGCCCAGGTGGCGGCATTTTGCCTGAGCCTGCCGGGTGCGCGGGAAGACTACAAATGGGGCGGCATCCGAGTGTTTTCGGTGGCAGAAAACAAGATGTTCGCGGTGCTCGACCTGGCGGGTGCCGGGTTGTCGTTCAAGGTAGCCGACGAGCTGTTTCTGGGTTATTGCGATCGACCCGGGATACGGCCGGCGCCGTACCTGGCGCGGGCGCGGTGGGTCAGCATGGCGCCGCCCTACCCCATGGGGCGTGATGAACTGTGTGAGGTGTTGCAGCGGTCGCACCAGCTGGTAGTGCGTCGGTTGCCCAAGCGGTTGCAGGTGGGGTTGGTCATGTGA
- a CDS encoding undecaprenyl-diphosphate phosphatase: MDFWTAFQAIILGVVEGLTEFLPISSTGHQIIVADLIGFGGERAMAFNIIIQLAAILAVVWEFRSKIFEVVFGLTNQPKARRFTGNLLLAFMPAVVLGVLFADLIHEYLFNPVTVAAALVVGGVIMLWAERREHRVEVDHVDDMRWSHALKIGFIQCLAMIPGTSRSGSTIIGGLLFGLSRKAATEFSFFLAMPTMVGAAVYSGYKYRDLFQPGDLPVFALGFVTSFIFAMIAVRALLKFIANHSYAAFAWYRIVFGLFILATWQFGWVDWSTAHG; encoded by the coding sequence ATGGATTTTTGGACTGCCTTCCAGGCAATCATCTTAGGCGTGGTCGAAGGGCTGACGGAGTTTCTGCCGATCTCCAGTACCGGTCACCAGATTATCGTCGCCGACCTGATCGGTTTTGGCGGCGAACGGGCCATGGCTTTCAACATCATCATTCAGCTGGCGGCGATCCTGGCGGTGGTGTGGGAGTTTCGCAGCAAGATTTTCGAAGTGGTCTTCGGCCTGACCAACCAGCCCAAGGCGCGCCGCTTCACGGGCAACCTGCTGTTGGCGTTCATGCCGGCGGTGGTACTGGGTGTCCTGTTTGCCGACCTTATTCACGAATACCTGTTCAACCCCGTCACCGTGGCAGCAGCGCTGGTGGTGGGGGGCGTCATCATGCTCTGGGCCGAGCGCCGTGAGCACCGCGTGGAGGTGGACCATGTGGACGACATGCGCTGGAGCCATGCGCTGAAAATAGGCTTCATCCAGTGCCTGGCGATGATCCCGGGCACGTCGCGCTCCGGTTCGACCATTATCGGTGGCTTGCTGTTCGGCCTGTCGCGCAAGGCAGCGACCGAGTTCTCGTTCTTCCTGGCAATGCCGACCATGGTCGGTGCGGCGGTGTATTCGGGCTACAAATACCGCGACTTGTTCCAGCCCGGCGATCTGCCGGTGTTCGCGCTCGGCTTCGTGACCTCGTTCATCTTCGCCATGATTGCCGTACGGGCGTTGCTCAAGTTCATTGCCAACCATAGCTACGCGGCATTTGCCTGGTATCGCATTGTGTTCGGCCTGTTCATTCTGGCGACCTGGCAGTTCGGTTGGGTCGACTGGTCCACGGCACATGGCTGA
- a CDS encoding FMN-dependent NADH-azoreductase encodes MKLLHIDSSILGDNSASRQLSREVVEAWKAADPSVEVVYRDLAADAIAHFSAATLVAAGTPEDVRDAAQAFEAKLSAETLEEFLAADAVVIGAPMYNFTVPTQLKAWIDRVAVAGKTFRYTEAGPQGLCGNKKVVLVSTAGGLHAGQPTGAGHEDFLKVFLGFIGITDLEIVRAHGLAYGPEQRSQAIDAAQAQIASELFAAA; translated from the coding sequence ATGAAACTGTTGCACATCGATTCGAGCATCCTGGGCGACAATTCCGCCTCGCGTCAGCTGAGCCGTGAAGTGGTCGAAGCCTGGAAGGCTGCAGACCCAAGCGTTGAAGTGGTTTATCGCGACCTGGCTGCCGATGCCATCGCCCACTTCTCCGCTGCCACCCTGGTCGCTGCAGGCACCCCTGAAGACGTACGCGACGCGGCCCAGGCTTTCGAAGCCAAGCTGAGCGCCGAGACGCTCGAAGAGTTCCTGGCTGCCGATGCCGTGGTGATTGGTGCGCCCATGTACAACTTCACCGTGCCGACCCAGCTCAAAGCCTGGATTGACCGCGTAGCCGTCGCCGGCAAGACCTTCCGCTACACCGAAGCCGGCCCGCAAGGCCTGTGCGGCAACAAGAAAGTGGTGCTGGTTTCCACTGCGGGTGGCCTGCACGCTGGCCAGCCGACTGGCGCCGGGCATGAAGACTTCCTGAAAGTGTTCCTGGGCTTCATCGGGATTACTGACCTGGAAATCGTCCGGGCCCACGGCCTGGCCTATGGCCCGGAGCAGCGCAGCCAGGCGATCGATGCTGCACAGGCGCAGATTGCCAGCGAGCTGTTTGCGGCTGCCTGA
- a CDS encoding EamA family transporter: MPLKDLLIALVVIVAWGVNFVVIKVGLDGLPPMLLGALRFLLVAFPAILLVRRPKLPWRWLIAYGATISLGQFAFLFQAMYSGMPPGLASLILQSQAFFTLGFAALFLGERLRLASVLGLLVAAGGLALIGSEDGGHVPMLALVLTLCGGAMWGLGNIITRRFGSVDLVALVIWGGLIPPLPFLALSWWLEGPERIGHALANISWSSVLALAYLAFVATMLGYSLWSKLLSRHPAGKVAPFSLLVPVIGLSSSALLLGERLTATQGWGALLVMAGLLVNVFGARIGQRLRAANA; this comes from the coding sequence ATGCCACTCAAGGACCTGCTTATCGCCCTGGTGGTGATTGTCGCCTGGGGCGTCAACTTTGTGGTCATCAAGGTTGGCCTCGACGGGCTGCCACCGATGTTGCTGGGGGCATTGCGTTTCTTGCTGGTGGCGTTCCCGGCGATCTTGCTGGTCAGGCGGCCCAAACTGCCGTGGCGCTGGCTGATCGCTTACGGTGCGACCATTTCACTGGGCCAGTTCGCGTTCCTGTTTCAGGCCATGTACAGCGGCATGCCGCCAGGGTTGGCTTCGTTGATCCTGCAGTCGCAAGCCTTCTTCACCCTCGGTTTTGCTGCGTTGTTTCTCGGTGAGCGGCTGCGCCTGGCCAGCGTGCTGGGGCTGCTGGTGGCGGCCGGCGGCCTGGCACTGATCGGCAGCGAAGACGGCGGCCATGTGCCCATGCTGGCGTTGGTGCTGACCCTGTGTGGCGGTGCGATGTGGGGCCTGGGCAACATCATTACCCGACGGTTCGGCTCGGTCGACCTGGTCGCGTTGGTGATCTGGGGTGGGCTGATACCGCCACTTCCATTCCTGGCACTGTCCTGGTGGCTGGAAGGCCCCGAGCGCATTGGCCATGCCTTGGCCAATATCAGTTGGAGTTCGGTGCTGGCCCTGGCGTATTTGGCCTTTGTGGCCACCATGCTCGGCTACAGCCTGTGGAGCAAGTTGCTGTCGCGTCACCCGGCAGGCAAAGTGGCGCCGTTCTCGCTGCTGGTACCGGTGATTGGCCTGAGTTCGTCGGCGTTGCTGCTGGGAGAGCGCCTGACCGCTACGCAGGGCTGGGGCGCATTGCTGGTGATGGCCGGCCTGCTGGTGAATGTATTCGGTGCGCGCATCGGTCAGCGTTTGCGGGCTGCCAACGCGTAA
- a CDS encoding helix-turn-helix domain-containing protein — MSQPPQPPASEPGGAAPQFLGTRIRGLRKRRGMTLAELAAHSELTAGYISQLERNLSYPSIPALFNIARSLGVTIQWFFASEATTAPEDQGYVVRRNSRLSVHYEDGIVDQLLTPQPNRQLEMLHSRFPPGTYSQQSYSHDGEEAGYLLSGTFELWVGERYFQLSEGDSFSFSSQEPHRYGNPGEVDAVVIWVITPPTF, encoded by the coding sequence ATGAGCCAACCCCCCCAGCCCCCCGCCAGCGAACCCGGGGGCGCCGCGCCGCAGTTCCTCGGCACCCGCATCCGCGGCCTGCGCAAGCGCCGCGGCATGACCTTGGCGGAGCTGGCCGCACACAGTGAACTGACCGCAGGCTACATCAGCCAGCTGGAGCGCAACCTCTCCTACCCGTCGATCCCGGCGCTGTTCAACATCGCCCGCAGCCTGGGCGTGACCATCCAGTGGTTCTTCGCCAGCGAGGCCACCACCGCGCCCGAAGACCAAGGCTATGTGGTGCGGCGCAACAGCCGCCTGAGCGTGCATTACGAAGATGGCATCGTCGATCAACTGCTCACCCCCCAGCCCAACCGCCAGCTGGAGATGCTGCACTCACGTTTCCCGCCAGGTACCTACAGCCAGCAAAGCTACAGCCACGACGGCGAAGAAGCCGGTTACCTGCTCAGCGGCACGTTTGAGCTGTGGGTAGGCGAGCGGTATTTCCAGCTGAGTGAAGGCGACAGCTTCAGCTTCTCGAGCCAGGAACCTCACCGCTACGGCAACCCCGGTGAAGTGGATGCCGTGGTGATCTGGGTGATCACGCCGCCAACATTCTGA
- a CDS encoding FAD-dependent oxidoreductase — protein MQTAFPLLFEPLQIRGKRLKNRIMSTGHDTCLPTDNLVNDKLIAYQRDRAAGGVGLIVLQVAGVHDSARYTSHVLMATDDACIDGYRQLAEACHAHGTVVLSQLFHPGREIMESADGLLAVAYSASAVPNERFRVMPRALDQAMIDEIVQGYASAARRLHQAGLDGVEVVASHGYLPAQFLNPRVNVRSDGYNGDLDQRLRFLREVLAAVRAATDEQFIIGLRISADERDSQGLSEDESLAAAMALQGQLDYLHIVAGTSASLGGAVHIVPPMAIEPAYLAREAGTFKQQLAIPLFVTGRINQPQEAELILARGQADVCGMTRALICDPSMPAKTERGQVEDVRACIACNQACIGHFHRGLPISCIQRPETGRELQYGHLTPTSSPKRIMIAGGGPAGMKAAAVAAARGHQVTLYEAGPQLGGQVLLAQLLPRRSEFGGASTNLQREMALAGVEVVRNTRVDRALVERERPDLVIAATGATPYWPAFERTGELQVVDAWQLLRNEVKPGRSVLVIDWRCDWIGPGIAERLVREGHQVQLAVNGTHCGESLPLYVRDQLAGELHRLGIPVTPYARLYGSDDNTVYLQHTASGDPMIFEGIDTLVLCMGHQPQDRLATELAGVVDVRRIGDCLAPRTAEEAIHDGLTVAWAL, from the coding sequence ATGCAGACCGCCTTCCCACTCCTGTTCGAGCCCTTGCAGATCCGCGGCAAACGCTTGAAAAACCGCATCATGTCCACCGGTCACGACACCTGCCTGCCCACCGACAACCTGGTCAACGACAAGCTGATCGCCTACCAGCGCGACCGCGCTGCCGGCGGCGTCGGCCTGATCGTGCTGCAGGTCGCCGGGGTGCACGACAGTGCCCGCTACACCTCGCATGTGCTAATGGCCACTGACGATGCCTGCATCGACGGCTACCGCCAGCTTGCCGAGGCCTGCCATGCGCACGGCACCGTGGTGCTGTCGCAACTGTTTCACCCTGGGCGGGAGATCATGGAGTCGGCAGACGGCCTGTTGGCGGTAGCCTACTCGGCGTCTGCGGTGCCCAATGAGCGCTTCCGGGTGATGCCACGGGCGCTGGACCAGGCAATGATCGACGAAATCGTCCAGGGCTACGCCAGCGCCGCCCGCCGCCTGCACCAGGCCGGCCTGGATGGCGTCGAGGTGGTGGCCAGCCATGGCTACCTGCCCGCGCAGTTTCTCAACCCGCGGGTGAACGTACGCAGTGATGGCTACAACGGTGACCTGGATCAGCGCCTGAGGTTCTTGCGCGAAGTGCTGGCCGCAGTGCGCGCGGCCACCGATGAGCAATTCATCATTGGCCTGCGCATCAGCGCTGACGAGCGCGACAGCCAGGGCCTGAGTGAGGACGAGTCACTGGCTGCTGCCATGGCCTTGCAGGGCCAGCTCGACTACCTGCATATCGTCGCCGGTACCTCGGCCTCGCTGGGTGGCGCGGTCCATATCGTGCCACCGATGGCCATCGAACCGGCGTACCTGGCCCGCGAGGCTGGCACCTTCAAGCAACAGCTGGCTATCCCCCTGTTCGTCACCGGGCGCATCAACCAGCCCCAGGAAGCCGAGCTGATCCTGGCCCGCGGCCAGGCTGATGTGTGCGGCATGACCCGGGCGCTGATCTGCGATCCGTCGATGCCAGCCAAGACCGAACGCGGCCAGGTCGAAGACGTGCGCGCCTGCATCGCCTGCAACCAGGCATGCATCGGCCATTTCCATCGTGGCTTGCCCATTTCCTGCATCCAGCGCCCGGAAACCGGGCGTGAGTTGCAGTACGGGCACCTCACGCCCACTTCCTCGCCCAAACGCATAATGATCGCCGGCGGCGGGCCGGCCGGCATGAAGGCCGCCGCCGTGGCCGCCGCGCGCGGGCACCAGGTCACGCTGTACGAGGCGGGCCCGCAGCTCGGTGGGCAGGTGCTACTGGCCCAGCTACTGCCACGGCGTAGCGAGTTCGGGGGTGCCAGTACCAACCTGCAACGGGAAATGGCCCTGGCAGGTGTAGAAGTGGTGCGCAACACCCGGGTCGACCGCGCACTGGTCGAACGTGAGCGCCCTGATCTGGTCATTGCTGCTACCGGAGCCACCCCCTACTGGCCGGCGTTCGAGCGTACCGGCGAGCTTCAGGTAGTGGACGCCTGGCAACTGCTGCGCAATGAAGTGAAACCGGGGCGTTCGGTGCTGGTGATCGACTGGCGCTGTGACTGGATCGGCCCCGGTATCGCCGAACGCCTGGTGCGCGAAGGCCATCAGGTCCAGTTGGCGGTCAACGGCACTCATTGCGGCGAGAGCCTGCCGCTTTACGTACGTGACCAACTGGCCGGCGAGCTGCATCGCCTGGGTATCCCTGTCACCCCATACGCACGCCTGTACGGCAGCGACGACAACACGGTGTACCTGCAGCACACCGCCAGCGGCGATCCGATGATCTTCGAAGGCATCGACACCTTGGTGCTGTGCATGGGGCATCAACCGCAAGACCGCCTGGCCACTGAACTGGCAGGTGTGGTGGACGTACGGCGGATTGGCGACTGCCTGGCGCCGCGCACGGCCGAAGAAGCGATTCACGATGGCCTGACGGTTGCCTGGGCGCTCTGA
- a CDS encoding NAD(P)/FAD-dependent oxidoreductase: MKQILIIGAGFAGLWSALSAIRQLDLNGSKGVEVTLLAPQAELHVRPRFYEPDVHTMAAPLQALFDAVNVRFVQGTAYHIDEAARRVGYRTRSGTRCTLPYDRLIMACGSELERPDMVGIEHAFDVDKLDSAARLEAHLKSLASLPNTPARNTVVVAGGGFTGIETATELPARLRAILGEDAALRIVVIDRGARIGAALGDGIRPAIEQACEALGVEWVCGATVVSVDPAGVQLDNGQRIDASTVVWTVGFKANPLTEQISGERDNRGRLHVDGNLKVKGNDAVYAAGDVAYATCDELGNHAVMSCQHAIALGRHAGNNAAAELLGVAPTAYSQPKYVTCLDLGAWGAVYTEGWDREVSPPEDKAEAKALKRQINSVWIYPPAADRASALAAADPLIPVA, translated from the coding sequence ATGAAGCAGATCCTGATCATTGGTGCGGGCTTTGCCGGCCTGTGGAGCGCACTCAGCGCCATCCGCCAGCTTGACCTCAACGGCAGCAAGGGCGTCGAGGTCACCTTGCTCGCGCCCCAGGCTGAACTGCATGTGCGTCCGCGCTTCTACGAGCCAGACGTGCATACCATGGCCGCACCACTGCAGGCGCTGTTCGACGCTGTCAATGTCCGTTTCGTGCAGGGCACGGCCTACCACATCGATGAAGCGGCCCGCCGCGTGGGCTATCGCACTCGCAGCGGCACTCGCTGCACCCTGCCCTACGACCGTCTGATCATGGCCTGCGGCAGTGAGCTCGAGCGCCCTGACATGGTCGGCATCGAGCATGCCTTCGACGTCGACAAGCTCGACAGCGCCGCACGCCTGGAAGCCCACCTGAAGTCACTGGCCAGCCTGCCGAACACGCCGGCACGCAATACCGTGGTGGTAGCCGGGGGCGGTTTTACCGGCATCGAGACGGCCACCGAATTGCCGGCCCGCTTGCGCGCGATACTGGGTGAAGACGCCGCGTTGCGCATAGTGGTAATCGACCGCGGCGCCAGGATTGGCGCAGCCCTGGGTGACGGCATTCGCCCAGCCATCGAGCAGGCATGCGAGGCACTGGGCGTGGAGTGGGTTTGCGGTGCCACAGTAGTTTCGGTAGACCCTGCCGGTGTGCAGCTGGACAACGGCCAGCGGATCGACGCCAGCACGGTGGTCTGGACGGTTGGCTTCAAGGCCAACCCGCTCACCGAACAGATCAGCGGCGAGCGCGACAACCGCGGCCGCTTGCATGTCGATGGCAACCTGAAGGTCAAGGGCAATGATGCCGTGTATGCAGCTGGAGACGTGGCCTACGCCACCTGTGACGAGCTTGGCAATCATGCCGTGATGTCGTGCCAACATGCGATTGCGCTGGGGCGCCATGCGGGCAACAATGCCGCTGCCGAGTTGCTTGGCGTAGCACCAACGGCTTACAGCCAGCCCAAGTACGTGACGTGCCTGGACCTGGGGGCCTGGGGCGCGGTGTACACCGAAGGATGGGACCGTGAGGTTTCGCCACCGGAGGACAAGGCCGAAGCCAAGGCGCTGAAGCGCCAGATCAATTCAGTGTGGATTTATCCGCCAGCGGCTGACCGGGCATCGGCCCTGGCGGCAGCTGATCCGCTCATCCCGGTGGCCTGA
- a CDS encoding DUF1294 domain-containing protein gives MAEALRGQRAEGVRNVRLKLLLLGVLCLLPGLGAARMAWNDQAWWPLALYPAMSLISLLLYWQDKRQARNQAWRTPEKVLHASELLGGWPGALLAQQLFRHKTRKVSFQVVCWGIVLLHQVFWADWLFLDGRYLPLG, from the coding sequence ATGGCTGAGGCGCTGCGTGGGCAACGGGCTGAAGGCGTGCGCAACGTGCGCCTGAAGCTGCTGCTGTTGGGCGTGCTTTGCCTGTTGCCCGGCCTGGGGGCGGCGCGCATGGCCTGGAACGATCAGGCCTGGTGGCCATTGGCGTTGTACCCGGCCATGAGCCTGATCAGCCTGTTGCTGTATTGGCAGGACAAGCGGCAGGCACGTAACCAGGCCTGGCGTACACCCGAGAAAGTGCTGCATGCCAGTGAGCTGCTCGGTGGTTGGCCGGGGGCGCTGTTGGCGCAGCAGCTGTTTCGGCACAAGACCCGCAAGGTTTCGTTCCAGGTGGTGTGCTGGGGGATTGTGCTGCTGCACCAGGTGTTCTGGGCAGACTGGCTGTTTCTTGACGGGCGTTATCTGCCCCTTGGTTGA
- a CDS encoding LysR substrate-binding domain-containing protein has protein sequence MQDLNDLFYFARVVEAGGFAAAGRQLGIPKSRLSRRIAELEERLGTRLLQRTTRQLKLTAVGERYLHHCQAMLLEAEAADETVASMSSEPRGRLRVSCPVALAHAFLPDVISRFLEQYPLVQLDMVLLNRRVDLISEGIDVALRVRDLGDEDPALVTRRLRQAQMQLVAAPGFADHIREPGELASLPVLGAAEADRLVHFRLFGPHGKQQEIALEPRLAIDDFVVRNAAVRAGLGFTALPSMFCEEELERGELVRLLPDWSLPGGYLQAVYPHRRGLLPAVRVWIDHLAASFEACGERYV, from the coding sequence ATGCAAGACCTTAACGACCTCTTCTACTTCGCGCGTGTCGTCGAAGCCGGCGGATTTGCCGCCGCCGGGCGCCAGCTGGGCATCCCCAAGTCGCGCCTGTCGCGGCGTATCGCTGAGCTTGAAGAGCGCCTGGGCACACGCCTGTTGCAGCGCACCACACGGCAACTCAAGCTCACCGCAGTAGGTGAACGTTACTTGCATCATTGCCAGGCCATGTTGCTGGAGGCCGAAGCCGCCGACGAGACCGTGGCCAGCATGAGCAGTGAGCCGCGCGGGCGTTTACGGGTATCGTGCCCGGTGGCACTGGCACACGCCTTCCTGCCGGATGTGATCAGCCGCTTTCTCGAGCAGTACCCGCTGGTGCAACTGGACATGGTATTGCTCAACCGCCGGGTCGACCTGATTTCCGAAGGCATTGATGTGGCGTTGCGCGTACGCGACCTGGGCGACGAAGACCCGGCCCTGGTCACCCGCCGCCTGCGCCAGGCGCAAATGCAACTGGTGGCCGCACCCGGTTTTGCCGACCACATTCGCGAACCGGGCGAGTTGGCATCATTGCCCGTACTGGGCGCAGCCGAAGCAGACCGGCTGGTACACTTCCGCCTGTTCGGCCCCCATGGCAAACAGCAGGAAATAGCGCTGGAGCCACGCTTGGCGATCGACGATTTCGTAGTACGTAACGCTGCTGTACGTGCCGGCCTGGGGTTCACTGCGCTGCCCAGCATGTTCTGTGAAGAGGAACTGGAACGCGGCGAACTGGTGCGCCTGCTGCCAGACTGGTCGCTGCCGGGTGGCTACCTGCAGGCCGTTTACCCACACAGGCGCGGCCTGCTGCCTGCGGTCCGGGTGTGGATCGACCACCTGGCGGCGTCATTCGAGGCTTGTGGAGAGCGGTATGTCTGA
- a CDS encoding YbjQ family protein, with product MIISTTSQLEGRPIAEYLGVVSSESVQGINFVRDFFARFRDFFGGRSQTLESALREAREQATEELKARARQLQADAVVGVDFEISMPSVQGGMVVVFATGTAVRLK from the coding sequence ATGATCATTTCCACCACCAGCCAGCTCGAAGGCCGCCCGATTGCCGAATACCTGGGCGTGGTCAGTTCTGAATCGGTGCAGGGCATCAACTTCGTGCGCGATTTCTTTGCACGGTTTCGCGACTTCTTCGGTGGCCGTTCGCAAACCCTGGAAAGCGCGCTGCGCGAGGCCCGGGAGCAGGCCACTGAAGAACTCAAGGCCCGGGCACGACAGTTGCAAGCCGATGCGGTAGTGGGGGTGGATTTTGAGATCAGCATGCCGTCGGTACAGGGCGGCATGGTCGTGGTATTTGCCACCGGTACGGCAGTGCGCCTGAAGTAA